Genomic DNA from Thermus hydrothermalis:
CTGGAAGTAGCGGACAATCCGGGCAAACATCAGACCTTCACTTCCCGGTGCACGGTGTGCTTGTCGCACCAGGGGCAGTACTTCTTCAGCTCCAGCTTGGAGGTGGTGTTGCGCTTGTTCTTCTCGGTGGCGTAGTTGCGGCGCTTGCACTCGGTGCACTCCAAG
This window encodes:
- the rpmG gene encoding 50S ribosomal protein L33 — its product is MASEVRIKILLECTECKRRNYATEKNKRNTTSKLELKKYCPWCDKHTVHREVKV